One Micromonospora sp. WMMD812 genomic window carries:
- a CDS encoding tetratricopeptide repeat protein: protein MTGPTGSGGRPPRWPVLVAIGTLVSGVLANVASNLLSELADSVLGPASIVLLVTGAVGGVVWEVYRRRGGPPVGAEPTEIVAAPATGAPTLPYPAGFTGRGEHVESIVALLAREHAVAVLGRRAVGTSACAVQAANLCREDFPDGLFYLDLRPGGRPRPARQVLTALARILGTTPPTSGRPDALGEAADALRRQLDGRRILLVLDNVDRPDQVRPLLPPTARTCRLLLAGGPALAGLEGVVAHWIAEPGPAEAVELFAAAGQAAPAARARRADPRTDPAVRSIVDLCGRQPRTVRALGYRTAQHGWRHADVLEALRRAVETPPHQRISVSPAARLVTERDTAYRVLSAEARRLHRLMSLSPAPVDRPTIAALADRRPERVAALLDELAAAAFVVGAPGDRYEIPPLLAGYARLHLRDAEPARRRVAAQARLTRHLARQAERHAANLAALGSPPDREWSLPLDDDPYGWFDLHQELLLAVVRVPAGAAETLPRRVRRWWFRLAVALCGWLAHAERLHEWEQVCRTVLATPTADDRPEIAGWAHNELGVLRRRRHDPQGAAAALTLAVAERGRRGTAQARMNLGLALLDLGQLDDAVEHLELSRRHRSGADRAGHALTDLGLGAARLARGELDAAHHHLVRAANTFRSLGDARGYAAALTNLVLVHAGVGEHLDAAQAWRAALREYESVSDPTSRAAALLNAGATLLSTSPGQARQAYEMLAESRRLREAGRPTAGLGRTLLYLGDAAAALGDPDEAHRHWVDATAVCEEVGDAEGQAAADTRLAPDEPATDETPLPA, encoded by the coding sequence GTGACCGGCCCGACCGGCTCCGGCGGCCGGCCGCCCCGCTGGCCCGTGCTGGTCGCCATCGGCACGCTGGTCAGTGGCGTGCTGGCCAATGTGGCCAGCAACCTCCTCTCCGAGCTGGCCGACAGCGTGCTCGGGCCGGCGAGCATCGTGCTGCTTGTCACCGGCGCGGTCGGCGGGGTCGTCTGGGAGGTCTACCGCCGCCGGGGTGGCCCACCGGTCGGCGCCGAGCCGACGGAGATCGTCGCCGCGCCGGCCACCGGCGCGCCGACGCTGCCCTACCCGGCCGGCTTCACCGGGCGGGGCGAGCACGTCGAGTCGATCGTCGCGCTGCTCGCCCGGGAGCACGCGGTGGCCGTGCTGGGTCGGCGCGCGGTCGGCACCTCGGCGTGCGCGGTGCAGGCGGCCAACCTGTGCCGGGAGGACTTCCCGGACGGGCTGTTCTACCTCGACCTGCGCCCCGGCGGCCGGCCCCGCCCGGCCCGGCAGGTGCTCACCGCGCTGGCCCGCATCCTGGGCACCACCCCGCCGACGTCCGGTCGGCCGGACGCGCTCGGCGAGGCGGCCGACGCGCTGCGCCGGCAACTCGACGGGCGCCGGATCCTGCTGGTGCTGGACAATGTGGACCGACCGGACCAGGTGCGGCCGCTGCTGCCGCCGACCGCGCGGACCTGTCGGCTGCTGCTCGCGGGCGGTCCCGCCCTGGCGGGCCTCGAGGGCGTGGTGGCGCACTGGATCGCCGAGCCCGGCCCGGCCGAGGCGGTCGAGCTGTTCGCCGCCGCCGGGCAGGCCGCGCCCGCCGCCCGCGCCCGGCGGGCCGACCCGCGTACCGACCCGGCGGTGCGGTCGATCGTCGACCTGTGCGGGCGGCAGCCCCGGACGGTCCGCGCGCTCGGCTACCGCACCGCGCAGCACGGCTGGCGGCACGCCGACGTGCTGGAGGCGCTGCGCCGGGCGGTCGAGACGCCGCCGCACCAGCGGATCAGCGTCTCCCCGGCCGCCCGGCTGGTCACCGAGCGGGACACCGCCTACCGGGTCCTGTCCGCCGAGGCGCGGCGGCTGCACCGGCTGATGTCGCTCAGCCCCGCCCCGGTCGACCGGCCGACCATCGCGGCGCTGGCCGACCGCCGCCCGGAGCGGGTGGCCGCGCTCCTCGACGAGCTGGCCGCGGCGGCGTTCGTGGTCGGCGCGCCCGGCGACCGCTACGAGATCCCCCCGCTGCTCGCCGGCTACGCCCGGCTGCACCTGCGCGACGCCGAACCGGCGCGCCGGCGGGTCGCCGCCCAGGCCCGGCTGACCCGGCACCTGGCCCGGCAGGCCGAGCGGCACGCGGCGAACCTCGCCGCGCTCGGGTCGCCGCCGGACCGGGAGTGGTCGCTGCCGCTGGACGACGACCCGTACGGCTGGTTCGACCTGCACCAGGAGCTGCTGCTGGCGGTGGTGCGGGTGCCGGCCGGCGCGGCGGAGACGCTGCCCCGGCGGGTGCGCCGCTGGTGGTTCCGGCTGGCCGTGGCGCTCTGCGGGTGGCTGGCGCACGCCGAGCGGCTGCACGAGTGGGAGCAGGTGTGCCGCACCGTCCTCGCCACCCCGACCGCCGACGACCGACCGGAGATCGCCGGCTGGGCGCACAACGAGCTGGGCGTGCTGCGCCGGCGCCGGCACGACCCGCAGGGCGCCGCCGCCGCGCTCACCCTCGCCGTGGCCGAACGCGGCCGGCGCGGCACCGCACAGGCGCGGATGAACCTCGGCCTGGCCCTGCTCGACCTCGGCCAGCTCGACGACGCGGTCGAGCACCTGGAGCTGTCCCGGCGGCACCGCTCCGGGGCCGACCGGGCCGGGCACGCGCTCACCGACCTGGGGCTGGGCGCCGCCCGGCTGGCCCGGGGCGAGCTGGACGCCGCCCACCACCACCTGGTCCGGGCCGCGAACACGTTCCGGTCGCTCGGCGACGCCCGGGGCTACGCCGCCGCGCTGACCAACCTCGTGCTGGTGCACGCCGGTGTGGGCGAACACCTCGACGCGGCGCAGGCGTGGCGGGCGGCGCTGCGCGAGTACGAGTCGGTGAGCGACCCGACCAGCCGGGCCGCCGCGCTGCTCAACGCGGGGGCCACCCTGCTGAGCACCAGCCCGGGTCAGGCGCGGCAGGCGTACGAGATGCTCGCCGAGAGCCGGCGGCTGCGCGAGGCGGGCCGTCCCACCGCCGGGCTCGGCCGGACCCTGCTCTACCTGGGCGACGCGGCGGCGGCCCTGGGCGACCCGGACGAGGCGCACCGGCACTGGGTGGACGCGACGGCCGTCTGCGAGGAGGTGGGCGACGCCGAGGGGCAGGCGGCGGCGGACACTCGCCTGGCCCCCGACGAGCCCGCGACCGACGAGACGCCCCTACCCGCCTGA
- a CDS encoding ABC transporter permease subunit yields the protein MSRAPVLGELAVLDDVGPPRRGRAYPAAGATSALLLPAALLLGGLVLWPVLRTVHASVTTDGDWVGAAHFRAALAAPGTGAVVGRTVLWALLVPAVVTGLGYMLAAASRRSQEGGLVRLILVVPIALPLVVTGVTFRLMYDPDPSRGLATLIAARLTGRSAEDAPQLLGPGLVTVALMSAFVWAWVGLAVLVFRAALDRVPPSLADAVRAYGGGRRHMLWDAQWRPLLLRTVAVVFALVALGTSRTFDLILVMTPGSVREEAAVLALRVWQTSGGTTTGEGAALGVVWLVAVAAGMLVAALFVRQAWPPPRPVEPPDPDPSPAPPPRLFRLLAAGAAVAWLVPLGVLVATSLHGEVDAAAEGWWSTPPSLASYGDLVSGSELWRALTFTLVLATVVTAAVLAVALLAAYPLAWLTGPTAQATGLLLMAASIVPVQVIAGPVNEVLGVALSSGTARGLALVHVALGVPFAVLVLRNAFADLPAEQVRGARFGGRHWWGTLRRLARHNRPAIVAVSVLEFVQVWNDLVVGLLFSGPDAAPLGLFLAGQTRGFVANSGALAAGSVIASVLPVLLVVLARRHLVAGLVSGGVR from the coding sequence ATGAGCCGGGCGCCGGTGCTCGGCGAGCTGGCCGTGCTGGACGACGTCGGGCCGCCCCGTCGCGGCCGGGCCTACCCGGCGGCGGGCGCGACCTCGGCCCTGCTGCTGCCGGCGGCGCTGCTGCTCGGCGGGCTGGTGCTCTGGCCGGTGCTGCGGACGGTGCACGCCAGCGTCACCACCGACGGCGACTGGGTCGGGGCGGCGCACTTCCGGGCCGCGCTGGCCGCGCCGGGCACCGGCGCGGTGGTCGGCCGCACCGTGCTCTGGGCGCTGCTCGTGCCGGCCGTGGTGACCGGGTTGGGCTACATGCTCGCCGCCGCGTCCCGCCGCTCGCAGGAGGGCGGGCTGGTCCGCCTGATCCTGGTGGTGCCGATCGCGCTGCCGCTGGTGGTCACCGGGGTCACCTTCCGGCTGATGTACGACCCGGACCCGTCCCGCGGGCTGGCCACGCTGATCGCCGCGCGGCTGACCGGCCGCTCCGCCGAGGACGCGCCGCAACTGCTCGGCCCGGGCCTGGTCACCGTGGCCCTGATGTCGGCCTTCGTCTGGGCCTGGGTGGGGCTGGCCGTGCTCGTGTTCCGGGCCGCGCTGGACCGGGTGCCGCCGAGCCTCGCCGACGCGGTCCGCGCCTACGGGGGCGGCCGTCGGCACATGCTCTGGGACGCGCAGTGGCGGCCGCTGCTGCTGCGTACCGTCGCGGTGGTCTTCGCCCTGGTGGCCCTCGGCACCAGCCGGACGTTCGACCTGATCCTGGTGATGACGCCCGGTTCGGTGCGCGAGGAGGCGGCCGTGCTGGCCCTGCGGGTCTGGCAGACCTCCGGCGGCACCACCACCGGCGAGGGCGCGGCGCTCGGCGTGGTCTGGCTGGTGGCCGTGGCCGCCGGCATGCTGGTGGCGGCGCTGTTCGTCCGACAGGCGTGGCCGCCGCCGCGCCCCGTCGAGCCGCCCGACCCCGACCCTTCGCCCGCCCCGCCGCCACGGCTGTTCCGGCTCCTCGCCGCCGGCGCCGCGGTGGCCTGGCTGGTGCCGCTCGGCGTGCTCGTGGCCACGTCCCTGCACGGCGAGGTGGACGCCGCGGCCGAGGGCTGGTGGTCGACGCCGCCCAGCCTGGCCTCCTACGGGGACCTGGTCAGCGGGTCCGAGCTGTGGCGGGCGCTCACGTTCACGCTGGTGCTGGCCACCGTGGTCACCGCCGCCGTGCTGGCCGTCGCGCTGCTCGCCGCGTACCCGTTGGCGTGGCTGACCGGGCCGACCGCGCAGGCCACCGGCCTGCTACTGATGGCCGCCAGCATCGTGCCGGTGCAGGTGATCGCCGGGCCGGTCAACGAGGTGCTCGGCGTGGCGCTCTCCTCCGGCACCGCCCGCGGCCTGGCGCTGGTGCACGTGGCGCTGGGCGTGCCGTTCGCGGTCCTGGTGCTGCGCAACGCCTTCGCCGACCTGCCGGCCGAACAGGTACGCGGCGCGCGGTTCGGCGGGCGGCACTGGTGGGGCACGCTGCGCCGGCTGGCCCGGCACAACCGGCCGGCGATCGTCGCGGTGTCCGTGCTGGAGTTCGTGCAGGTCTGGAACGACCTCGTGGTCGGCCTTCTGTTCAGCGGCCCGGACGCCGCGCCGCTGGGGCTCTTCCTGGCCGGGCAGACCCGCGGCTTCGTGGCCAACAGCGGCGCGCTCGCCGCCGGCTCGGTGATCGCCTCGGTGCTGCCGGTGCTGCTGGTCGTGCTGGCCCGCCGGCACCTCGTCGCCGGCCTGGTCTCCGGCGGTGTGCGGTGA